CGAGGCAATGTTCTCCGGTTCAATCAAACAGATCAGCCGCGACAAGCGCAAACGCTCGAAGCCGTATTCGACGATAGCCCGGGCGACTTCAGTGGTCAGCCCCTGCCCCCAATAGTCTTGAGCCAACGTATAAGCCACTTCTACTTCCTGCTGTCCTTCAATCGTCCACGGAAGCAAGCCACAGCGACCGATGAATTTGCCGGTCTCTTTGTGGATGGTCGCCCAAAGTCCCAGTTCGGGATATTTGGGATGCCCGTGCATGTGCCATTCGAGTTCTTCCTGCGCTTCTGGGCGCGAACGCGGCGCATCGGGGATGTATTTGGTGATTTCAGGATCGCAATACAACGCCCAGAGGTCATCCAAGTCCGAAAGGACTTGATGGCGGAGGGTGAGGCGTGGGGTCTCGAGGATCATTGCCATTGCCTGTCTTCTTCAACTCAACGTCAACTGAATCGCCTGCTCCAGCGTCATGGCGCGTCCGGCAGTCCACCAGTGTGCGAAAGCGGCGTCATCCATCTGCGCGGGCAAGTCCCTCAACTGCCTATCGAAATAAACCTGCTCATCGGGTGTCATGGGCGTGCCGCCTTTTTCACGGAGCGCGTTCGCGGCAGCGAATAGTTGCAGGGCGTGTTCGGGATGATTTTGCGCGAGGGCGATGAAGCCAAAACATTCCAGTTGATGCGCGATTGCGCCTATTTGCTCTACATCACGAAAAGCGACGATGGTTTCACGATAGATGTCCAGCGCTATTGCGTAATTGCCCAATTCTCTCTCCATGTGCGCCAATTCGCTTTTGGCAATGATCACATTGAAATGTGCGCCGATTTCATGGTAAGCCTGGAGCGCTTTTTCAATTAAGGCGCGGGCTTCCTCATAATCCTTTCGGTGGACAGCGATACGACCTTTCATTTCATGGGCAACCGCCACTGTCCATTCAATACCTGCCTCCTGTGATACGCGGATGGCTTCATCCGCATATCGTTCCGCCGCGTCTATATCGCCGTGTA
This region of Chloroflexota bacterium genomic DNA includes:
- a CDS encoding GNAT family N-acetyltransferase; its protein translation is MILETPRLTLRHQVLSDLDDLWALYCDPEITKYIPDAPRSRPEAQEELEWHMHGHPKYPELGLWATIHKETGKFIGRCGLLPWTIEGQQEVEVAYTLAQDYWGQGLTTEVARAIVEYGFERLRLSRLICLIEPENIASQRVAGKIGMTLEKKVDGINGDSLPTLIYSITGGV
- a CDS encoding tetratricopeptide repeat protein; the protein is MNNLTRVTLELHGDIDAAERYADEAIRVSQEAGIEWTVAVAHEMKGRIAVHRKDYEEARALIEKALQAYHEIGAHFNVIIAKSELAHMERELGNYAIALDIYRETIVAFRDVEQIGAIAHQLECFGFIALAQNHPEHALQLFAAANALREKGGTPMTPDEQVYFDRQLRDLPAQMDDAAFAHWWTAGRAMTLEQAIQLTLS